In Cheilinus undulatus linkage group 3, ASM1832078v1, whole genome shotgun sequence, the genomic window GAAGTTTTTTTTCAGACTCTGAAAACAGTTTACAGTTTTACTGTTTCACAAGAACTTAAAATCCCtgtccacttaaaaaaaaaaacattattcgTCTCAGGAAGTTTGTACCCTGTATTATGAAGACTAAGACAATTGATTTAATAAAGGCAGCCAGCACAGCCTTAGCCTGtgagttaataaaaaaaaaaaaaaaaaaaaacacttagatAACATAACGTTTAGATAACATAAACCCTTCTGAGGGTTTAATTCAAGAAGAACCCTTTGGATTTTGCAGAATTCTCAAAATGGATAACAATCCTATCCTTTACGCATTCAAAGATTTTGTGCTAATTatacaaattttgaaaaaacttcATGTTTTATGGTAAACAATGAAAACCACCTCAactacattttttgttaaaaaattttGTGCTAAGATTCATAAGCTCTATGAttgctttaaaggtcacatattttatcctataagacaagttcatattagtctcagaggtccccaaaacatgcccatgaagtttgttgctgaaaaaaacacaaaccccccccccactccagtattggattttctGCATAtctaaaaaccccctctgtttcatcCCTGCTCAGAATGTTTCTGTGCCTTTAAATATTAACGAGctgcctgactccgcccctctcaggaaatagatgtggcttaatggatgtggctctgaCTCCTCTCAGCTAGCAGCTGAAAGGAGGATTCAGAGGGCTGAACTTTCTCCAAGCGGGAAaagccaaccaaacctgggggtggtgccaactccccacatgacatcatgaggagaaaatctaagaatggcttgtttcagcacacggaaaggtggagaaaatgggggctgaaaaagtgtattttgcataatatgtgacctttaaggcaCTGGAAAAgctactttttgttttatggcgaacaaaaaatgaccacaaatatgttttttgatGTGACTTGACAACAATGAGCAGAACgttcatttttcatgttcacATCGCACTTGTGGGAATTTAATAAAAGGTCTAAGACAGTGATGTTTATCTTTCCATACAAAAGTAATAGTTATTACAAATGTAGTCATTATTACATTTGCAGGAGGCAACTGCTATTAAGTTTGTGGGATTATtacattaaaagctgcagatttttatcacaTATGTTGTTTATAACATTTATGGGCAGTTATTAAGTTTGTGGGTGTTACACCAACCcaaaaagaggaggaggtgtcagcactcaaaaatgtccttttaggtAGTTTTTATTTAGGCAAGGCACAACGGACGCGTTGAACGCTGAAGAATACCACGAGTCGAAATGAGTCCATTGTGCTTTGCCtaaataaaagacatttttgagtgctgacacctCCTTTTCTAGTAAGTCTTTTTGTCGTGCACCTTGAGGAGTTTATTGTTTGGAGGGTGCTCCTTGTTTCACTTCCTCTGTTACACCAACCCACCAACTTTAGAGAGTAAAGTcattaaatgtgatttaatgaCTTTACTCCCTGAAGTTCGAGCCCAAAGCCGCAGAGTTCAGAGGTCAGAACTGAAAACACatggtagtttttgttttttaaaatagtttgaagcaaaaaacaaaatcatgtttGAAAGCGCTGCTCTCAGTGTTTTCTACTCTACTGCTAATACTTCAGGTCTTGTTTTCACCTAAACTGACTGCTTTCAacaataatggaaaaataaacagttaaatctctgttttaaagAGCTTAATCAAATTCATCTGAAATAGCTCTGTTTGGGTACAGCcactaaaaatgtccttttctccgccatttcttaaaataaaagcataaaaaaagacaagtgGCAACCttcggtcctgaaaaatgaagccaatgcggaagtgcaaaaaattgcaatacagcaaCACCGAAGTCCCGTCtaaacacctgttaaacagccagtttttacactagaaataaaccgatttacagcctggttcaaataACCAAACgcgtctcattagctagtgtcttcatgtgctttcactgtacggggggtgaattttttttgtaccacaatcgtttcaattatattgaggaaaaacctcactgcacaccGATTGGTGCGCCTCAtctgattgacagatagcttgacaggcagaggctctgtttctgtcaaccagaatgttagctagctagctgacaggaagttgaggtTAGGCCGCTAGGTTGTGCCCCTGTGTTCTTGTTTCTGGTTTCCTTAtctttctatctttctatcATCTTATCCTCTgtataaaggcattaaaaagcccccacataaatgtaaaaaaaaaaaaaattcatacaAACATCATTACTGCTCTTAAACAGCTGAATAATGCTGACATAAAGCTGGTAAGGAGGCTTTATTTGGGACTATTTTCTGCAGTGGATAAATCTATGTTTTCTGGGAGTGTTTCCCGTGCCAGGATGGTTTGATTGAGTCAAAATAAACTGTGTAATCATGGTGATGAAGGAAAATATCTTCCGGTGCAGCAGAGTGACTCACAGATGTGTTTTAAATCGTGTTTAGACCACAGCAGACGAGTTTAATCTGACTTTGGATACACAAAGTGCTTGTTAAAGGATCATTTGTTGTTGGTTTGGGTCTTTTTTGGGGATTTGttgacaataataaaaataccaCCAGACCAGGTTTGGGAAAGTGACACTTATGCTCTCGATATTACACAATAACCCAGAGGATGATTTTACAGGACACTGACCACGAACGTTTTTGAATAAAGCccaaaaaatggacaaacagcATTATAGAAATGATCTCTATTCTCTCCTTAAAGCCTACGTCTACCATTCAAATTTCTGTTTGCACTTCTTCTCCCTGCGAGCGATGCTGCCCTCTGCACTGCTGAAAAAAACCCCCCAAAAGAACAACTTGCTGTCTATCATCGCCGTCTATTGCTTTAACAGATGGTTGTATGTGTTTCTGAGTATGTTGTTAAGGTAACCCTAGAAAGAGTCAGTTCacctgtcctggtttggtttcTGTAGAGAGAGGGGTGGCGATAtaaggggagggggaggaggggagtCAGAGGGTGAAGTGGAGGTAAAGTGAGAGTTGGCCGGTTTAAGCGGGCGGCCCCTGGGAGTCAGCTGATTGGGCGTTCAGAGAGAAGATGCTCTTTGCGGCTGTGCAGCTCCACAGACAGCTGATCCCAGGATAAACGAGTGTTTGGAGGTGTGAGTCTGTTGTCTGTCCTGGTGAGGAACGCCTCAGCGTCTGGACTCTAAAGTTTGGAGTAGTTAGGCTAAAATGTTCATTCTTTAAAGGTAAAATTGATATTTGATGTTTAATGATGCAGagttttttgctttgtttttctctatGCTCACAGTAAATCTGAGCTTTAAGATTCTCATGTTAAATTCTCTGCTttgaataattatttaaatCTAGCTTCATTTTTCGAATTAAAATACAccaaattaacatttttatggaTTACACCTACTCCTTTATCCCTGTGCTGTTTCCTTTCAATTGGATTTCCTTCCGAAATATCTGCTTAACAGTTTGTTTGGGGGGCTGGGAAATAAATATCAATTTAACAGATTAACAACTTTTTTCAAGTGAGATTTAAGGTAGAACAACATCATTCATGTAAATGTAGTTTATTTTGACACtgatttaagggaaaaaaacaaaatacaaaaaatgaaatagatgAGAACGGTTTAAACCTCTTTCCCTTTCgcagattttaaaaacagactgcagcttAAATTTATAGAGGAGTCTTAGATTCTGGATTTTAcatcaatttattttaaagtgagATAAAGGGTAAACAAAATTGTAAATAATGTTTATGTTGATTTGAATAGATTTCCCACCTtatgctgaaaaaaaatattgtttccAGTAAGAACCACCAGGAGAAATATGCCTGGTAACCACGAGATAATCAATTCAATGTTAAGTctaaatagttttattttattaaagaagtatttttctaatattagtttttacagcaaactagtactgtaaaatctggtgtGTGGGATGCACTTTCAAATAGGGGCTGACCTTTTATCAGCCTGGCTGACTATCTCTGTTTGTATCTTATTATAAAGATAATAAATCAGTCAAAAGTGTGCCACTTCGTCTCCTTAGGTGTGTCTTCCCCTTGGcggatttaaaaacacagactaCATCTTTTGGGTAATTTTGTTGGTACATATTCTGCTGGAGTACAGGAGTGCCTGTGTGACATTTGACTCACGTCAATTTGACTtagaatttattttgtttgtgcaAGAAAATAACATCTAGATATTTTAGTGTAATACAATTAAACTGACAATATGGTTCTTGGTCTGTGGATGTTATACCAACAATTTTCTCAAACAATGCTTATGCAATGTCAAAACAAAGCCAAAAAAGACTTTGAAGCCCATCATTATCAAAACTTTTCCTATTTTGAAGTCCACCTTTCTTCGCATTTAAGATGATAGGAGTGGAGTCAAATGCTTGTTAACTCTCTGGATTTGTGGCCTAAGTTAAGGCCTGTGTTACAGTCAGATTAAAGGTGAGCTCAGAGAAACTTCTTTCCCCTTGTGTCAAACTCTGCAGCTGCATCACTCTGGGATTTAAGCTCAAAACTGAGTGTTTggagaagaaaaacaggaagaggaGCAAATTCTGGAGTGCATGTTTGAAGGTTGTTATGGTGTTTAGGTTGGATGACTGCTGgctaaaggctcaggaaacatTTAGTCGATGAAGATCCTCACCAGGACAGATgtacagctgtgtttgtgtcttttttgtttgtaagGGTTCTCTGTATCACCTGGGGAACATGTCTCAGACTTAGAAACTGACCTGGTTCTCCAGGACTCTACAGAATGATCTGTGCTCAAGGACTCTGCAGAGTGACCCATTCTCCAGGACTCTGCAGAACGACCCGCTCCCCAGGACTCTGAAGAACAACCCACTCTCCAGGACTCTACAGAACAACCCTGCTCTCCAGGACTATGCAGAACGACCTGCTCTCAAGGACTCTGCTGAGCGACCTGTTCTCCAGGACTCTGCAGAGCGACCCATTCTCCAGAGTCCACAGAGCAATTGTTCTTCAGGACTCTGCAGAACAACTTGCTCTCGAGGACTGCAGAACGACCTGTTCTCCAGGATTCTGAAGACCGAAATGTTCTCCAGGACTCTGCAGAAGGACCTGGTCTCCAGGACTCTACAGAACGACTCACCAccagctgtgtgtttgtgtgactgtGAGTGTGGGTTTTATTCTGTGTGTGTTGGAGCTACTGCAGGTTGTCATCCCGCAGGCTCTCCAGGATCTGGACCAGGCTCTCCAGTCCAAACACATAGCCTCGGTCCGGACCATCGTGCACCGCCGTGTCTCCACGGAAACCTTTGAAGGTGGAGTGAGCGAAGTCGATCATACGAACGTCCACCAGGGGGGGTTGCTTGGGCTGAGGGGGAGGGGCAGGGGGAAAGGAGTCTGGATGGGGGTGAGGtgaggagagagggggaaggAAGGAGTGGCAGTCTGATTTGGTGGGCGGGGTCTGTGGGGGAGGatgaggggagggagggggcgGAGCCATAAGTCCGGGTCCCTGAGAGGACAGAGGTCCTGGCTCTGGGTTCTGGCTCATGTCCGTGTCACAGGGAGCTCCtgtgggtgggggtgggtgggCCCCGGGGCCACGGTGAGGCTCTGTAGGAGCTGCAGGAGTCTTCTGTGTGAGGGCCACGTGCTGCCCTGAGCTGAGGACTGAAGGGACCTCAGGTTCCTAAAGAGTCAAACAACGGAGGTCAGTGAGATCCACACAAAACTACAGATGCATCTCTCTTTCATCcagtttttaatcaattttgattaattctgccactagcttagcattagccaccatactgttttcccacaatgcactgcaaCAGGCTGACATCAAATGGCAGGCTGGTTCATTGTCAcgtcatgtttttgccaaacTGTGAATGTCATCAGACTTAAATACTGAAGGAAATGGCCTGAATAGCTTATAATGgcgagaaagagagacagagagcctgtgatgtggccctctgttcATTCATGCACACAGCAGTAAATCGAAGCTTCTTTAGCAGGAATTATTGCAACAATGCAACATAGCATGAAGGCGGTCAGTCTCTGGTACTGCTGGAGTGTTATGATGCCCAGGTTGCTTGGACAAAGTCTGGTATctcactttttgaattaaatcccagcaaaaaaatgaactttttcatgatattcagaTTTTCTAGGATGTACCTGACTGTGCCTTTTTTATGCTTACACAAAAACTCCTGCTGATTTCCCAACATTAAAGAGGTGAGCTATAGGAGGAACAGCTGAATTTTTATCCCATCTTCACCCCGTTTTTTTCCCGTTAAACTTGCAGAAATATCATTACTGTAAAATTtgctaaaaaaacacaagagttGTAAGAGTTATGCGTAATCTGTGTTCACAACAACTCTCACATCAAACAGAGAGGAGTAAACATGAAGTCATCCAGACTGAGAGGTAATTAGTTGATTGGACAGATTTTAATGAGTCATCGGTGCTTCATCAGGACCCATGGGGGGAAATCTATCTCCTGTGGCGGAAAGAAGATTATGCAGAATTTTAATGTCTCAGTCTTGTTTATAGTAAGTTTTTGAGTCCTAAAAATAATGCTCATGAAAAGAAAAACCGATCATAAAAATCAACAGTATTAATGAAAATAAGCAGCACGTCATGAAACGTGACAAACAGGTCATTAGAGAATGACAAGAGGGGTTGTAGACAGAAAATATTGATAGCATACTGTGAAACTACTCTGATTATTTTACACTTCATataatgatgaaaatggttCACAGTCAGATACAAACAGCTGTGGGTAGGAGTTAATTAACATGCATATGATTTACTTTCATTACACCATCTTTTGGATTAATCAGTTATAAGAAATGCCTTGTACAGATGTGTCTAAACAGATTAAAGGATTAgaaaattattattatgttttttaagtttggCTCATGCAAATGTCTGTTGATATTGTTCCAACGAAgtagaaaaaattgaaatattgtATTGatctgactaaaactggacttttaaaatacacaaacatattCGTCTGACTAAAGTCATATTAAACTGAGTTTCTGGAAGTCAGGCAGTCTGCACAGAGCAAAATTCAGGAGTATCCActaaagttttttgtcatagtctgcgtttcatccacacagaaatgctacttttgaaaatgggtcccagagtgaacaaatctagAAACgcttaccgtttcgtctccatgtggacagccaaccgcatcaaACAACAACGTCATACATACAGTAGCATGGTCCACTTAAGTCGCATGCATGGGgcaagccaaaacaacaatggcagataaCAGAGTTGTGTTTGagctgcagaagctattgagcttattatggcttttatgGCTTTTGGTAGATCAACTGCATAACTGAGTTATAACCATAGACGTACTAACTTCGTCCAAACCATGATTtgattcacagttttaaaaccAGCAGTAATGACTGGCACTAACTGGACAAACATAACTGCATGTGTTTAAACTAACCACATGGGTCAGGTGTTAAAGCACCATGTAGATCAGAGGGTACTGACATCCAGAGTCCTGACTCACCTGTCCCTCATAGATGATGAGCAGTGAAGACGAGTAGAAGCGGTAGGATGCCTGCCTCTCCAGCACCGCCTTCAGGCTGCGTAGCTTATTCAGGATTGGCTCAAAGAGGTCCTGCCTCAGACCCTTCCCGTTGTGCATGTACTGATAGAGCGCCTGGCGGAAACCCTCGATCGACAGACCGCGGCCGTAGTACTTGTTCCTGCAGAGGTAGTGACCCGTGTTCGGCTGGTACACCTGTAGAGAGAGACAAGACACTTCAGTAAGACATCATAGCATTAACTCTTGTTTGGAGAGAATTCGGCTGTCCCTTTTAGCAACAGTCAACcctttgtttgctttttacCTGCATGCCACACACTCTGACTCCCAGCGTCGCTGAAGTGCTCTgttcacatttcttcatttgtCTGGCTGCCTTCTCCTCAGAGGCGTCATCTCCGTGCTGCCTGGTGCCCATCTTCAGGTCCAGGATACAGGGGTACGAGAAGTGATGGACCACGTTCTCCAACAGCAGGAACTCTGGTTAACACGGTGCAGTCAGGGAAAAATATCTCTAAATCTGTACATACTGTGGACAGCCCAGATTTGTCTTACCATGAAAATGTACATTATGAAGGGCAAAAATAAAACCACCAAAATCTTGCACTGTTGAGCAACTTAAGACGTACATCAGTTAAGAATGAGAAAGACACTTCCATAAAAACTGACGAAGGCGTTGAGTTGGAGGGGGTGTGCGTGTTATATGTGTCTTGTGTGTGCGTATGTGTGAGCCTGTGTAC contains:
- the ip6k1 gene encoding inositol hexakisphosphate kinase 1; translation: MCLPHTNNMDSKLHGTGPGGGASLRSRAGGVPLEPFIHQVGGHTSMMRYDDHTVCKPLISREQRFYESLPPEMKEFTPEYKGVVLVCFEGDSDGYINLVAYPYVESNMEGGPTEHEERDPPEREQPRRKHSRRSLHRSSSSSEHKDDRSDKREAHDNDASDSLAELKSPRLDPKIHSDVPFQMLDWNSGLSSEKISHNPWSLRCHKQQLSRMRSESKDRKLFKFLLLENVVHHFSYPCILDLKMGTRQHGDDASEEKAARQMKKCEQSTSATLGVRVCGMQVYQPNTGHYLCRNKYYGRGLSIEGFRQALYQYMHNGKGLRQDLFEPILNKLRSLKAVLERQASYRFYSSSLLIIYEGQEPEVPSVLSSGQHVALTQKTPAAPTEPHRGPGAHPPPPTGAPCDTDMSQNPEPGPLSSQGPGLMAPPPPSPHPPPQTPPTKSDCHSFLPPLSSPHPHPDSFPPAPPPQPKQPPLVDVRMIDFAHSTFKGFRGDTAVHDGPDRGYVFGLESLVQILESLRDDNLQ